From the genome of Miscanthus floridulus cultivar M001 chromosome 10, ASM1932011v1, whole genome shotgun sequence, one region includes:
- the LOC136489780 gene encoding acetylserotonin O-methyltransferase 3-like yields MGRASSSVSFDPSAPHEVYSNPTVHTKVQEYTSKYVLHCWDDNNCVKIFKHCKDAIPARDAGGKVVITEMVLRSRPHRDTKFAETEEMHSLFLTCISGVGREEHEWKKIFLDAGFSDYKITPVMGPISVIEVYP; encoded by the exons atgggcagggcgtcttcctctgtctccttcgacccgtctgCCCCGCACGAGGTGTACTCCAACCCGaccgtgcacactaaggtccaagagtacacctcaaag TATGTTTTGCATTGCTGGGACGACAACAATTGCGTCAAGATTTTTAAGCATTGCAAGGATGCTATCCCTGCAAGAGACGCCGGAGGAAAGGTGGTAATCACAGAGATGGTGCTGCGGTCCCGGCCTCATCGTGACACAAAATTTGCTGAGACAGAAGAGATGCATAGCTTGTTCCTCACGTGCATCAGCGGCGTGGGGCGAGAGGAGCATGAGTGGAAGAAGATTTTCCTCGATGCTGGATTCAGCGACTACAAAATCACTCCGGTGATGGGCCCGATTTCGGTTATCGAGGTTTACCCTTGA